The Thermus hydrothermalis genome window below encodes:
- a CDS encoding ABC transporter permease, with protein MTLLRHLYPPIPFALTLLVASPLIALLPRGLPHLLPPKDLDVLILSLGLAASGTLLALGLGLALAYLALMGGVSRFWEGVFLLSYLVPPFVTGMGLLFTLQGLGLKAYGVPGILLAWTLHYTPLAYLLLKPQVQAALPLLQAAGVHGVTGWRRLYAFLPALLPSLLVTGGALYLALLGNFGVPAVLGLPERVYTLPTLAYARLTSPLAQDPIGEAAALGLWLGLLALPAVFLSRPPILEARQALPAQKRGSFRLLFASYSLLALGLGLLGLLREALLNPYTGGWDPAFARAWELPLVRQGLLNSVLLALVATGVLLGLALLLRPFPKATRPLRGALDLAYLMPGTLLGIGLILVLAPTPLYGTPGLLLLAYLWNFASLALRAVEGGVKVEGMVLAGRIHGLSPAKAWLRVGYPLLLPSAFAGAFLIFPLAFSEITLSSLLYAPGTETVGVAVLSALNGGLYREAASLGLILLALSALGLLGRPKW; from the coding sequence ATGACCCTACTCCGGCACCTCTATCCGCCCATCCCCTTCGCCCTCACCCTCCTCGTTGCCTCGCCCTTAATCGCCCTTCTCCCTAGAGGCCTGCCCCATCTCCTTCCCCCAAAGGACTTAGACGTGCTAATCCTTAGCTTGGGGCTCGCCGCCTCTGGAACCCTCCTGGCGCTTGGTTTGGGCCTCGCCCTGGCCTACCTGGCCCTAATGGGTGGCGTGAGCCGCTTCTGGGAGGGTGTGTTTCTCCTCTCCTACCTGGTCCCTCCGTTCGTCACCGGGATGGGCCTCCTCTTTACCCTCCAAGGGCTGGGACTAAAGGCGTATGGGGTGCCGGGCATCCTGCTCGCCTGGACCCTGCACTACACGCCCTTGGCCTACCTCCTCCTCAAGCCCCAGGTCCAAGCAGCCCTACCCCTGCTGCAAGCGGCCGGGGTCCACGGGGTGACGGGCTGGAGGCGCCTTTACGCCTTCCTACCCGCCCTCCTGCCCTCCCTCCTCGTGACGGGGGGTGCGCTCTACCTGGCCCTTCTCGGAAACTTCGGCGTGCCGGCAGTCCTAGGCTTGCCCGAGCGGGTCTACACCCTCCCCACCCTGGCCTACGCCCGCCTGACAAGCCCTTTAGCCCAGGACCCCATTGGCGAAGCCGCCGCCCTCGGGCTCTGGCTGGGGCTTTTAGCCCTTCCCGCGGTCTTCCTTTCCCGCCCACCTATCCTAGAGGCTCGCCAAGCCCTACCCGCGCAGAAACGGGGGAGCTTCCGCCTACTCTTCGCCTCCTACAGTCTCTTGGCCCTCGGCCTTGGCCTCCTTGGCCTACTCCGGGAAGCCCTCCTCAACCCCTACACCGGGGGCTGGGACCCCGCCTTCGCCCGCGCTTGGGAGCTCCCTCTTGTCCGCCAGGGGCTCCTCAACTCCGTCCTTTTGGCCCTGGTGGCCACAGGGGTACTCCTAGGCCTCGCCCTCCTCCTTCGCCCGTTTCCCAAGGCCACTCGGCCCCTGCGGGGAGCGTTGGACCTCGCCTATCTGATGCCGGGTACCCTCCTCGGTATCGGGCTCATCCTCGTCCTAGCCCCTACGCCCCTCTATGGTACCCCTGGCCTTCTCCTCCTGGCCTACCTTTGGAACTTCGCCAGTCTGGCCCTCCGGGCCGTGGAGGGAGGGGTAAAGGTGGAGGGGATGGTCCTCGCCGGCCGGATACACGGGCTCTCCCCAGCAAAGGCCTGGCTTCGGGTGGGGTACCCCCTTCTCCTCCCCTCCGCTTTCGCCGGGGCTTTCCTCATCTTTCCCTTGGCCTTCTCCGAGATTACCCTCTCCTCCCTTCTCTACGCCCCTGGGACAGAGACCGTAGGGGTGGCCGTCCTCTCCGCCCTCAATGGGGGGCTTTACCGGGAAGCAGCGAGCCTAGGGCTCATCCTCCTTGCCCTATCCGCCCTGGGCCTCTTGGGGAGGCCGAAATGGTGA
- a CDS encoding ABC transporter ATP-binding protein has product MVRLEGVCKRFPTGGGVEGVDLEVQEGEVFVLLGASGSGKSTLLNLVAGLIPLDRGRVWIGGRDVTHLPPERRQLAYVFQDQGLWPHLTALEHLLLVMPKPDPKEARTLLEQVGLLEHAHKRPHQLSGGQRQRVALARALARKPRVILLDEPYSALDPVLREGLRLEVRTLLKEMGITAIHVTHDPDEAMLLADRVGVLARGRLLQVGSPQEVYRHPNSLEAFLAFGRANLLATEGGVLAFRHEWVRPGGEWEGVVLERRDLRGDVLCRVRLPGGEAWVRWEGSPGERVRIRIEPLLCFSPTTLPHPAG; this is encoded by the coding sequence ATGGTGAGGCTTGAGGGGGTATGCAAGCGCTTCCCCACGGGCGGGGGCGTGGAAGGGGTGGACCTCGAGGTGCAGGAGGGGGAGGTGTTCGTACTCCTAGGGGCCTCGGGGAGCGGCAAGTCCACCCTCCTGAACCTGGTGGCAGGCCTCATCCCGCTGGACCGGGGCCGCGTGTGGATCGGGGGAAGGGATGTGACCCACCTGCCCCCGGAGCGGCGCCAACTGGCCTACGTGTTCCAGGACCAAGGGCTATGGCCCCACCTCACCGCCCTGGAGCACCTCCTCCTGGTGATGCCCAAGCCGGACCCTAAGGAGGCCCGGACCCTCCTGGAGCAGGTAGGCCTCTTGGAGCACGCCCATAAACGGCCCCACCAGCTCTCCGGAGGGCAACGGCAACGGGTGGCCCTGGCCCGGGCCCTCGCCCGCAAGCCCCGGGTCATCCTGCTGGACGAGCCCTACAGCGCCCTGGACCCGGTCCTTAGGGAGGGGTTGCGCCTCGAGGTCCGAACCCTCCTCAAGGAGATGGGAATAACCGCCATCCACGTCACCCACGATCCGGACGAGGCCATGCTCCTGGCCGACCGTGTAGGGGTGTTGGCCAGAGGCCGGCTCCTCCAGGTGGGCAGCCCCCAGGAGGTGTACCGCCACCCCAACTCCTTGGAGGCCTTCCTCGCCTTCGGACGGGCCAACCTCCTCGCCACCGAAGGGGGTGTCCTCGCCTTCCGCCACGAGTGGGTGCGCCCGGGTGGGGAGTGGGAGGGTGTGGTGCTGGAACGCCGGGATCTGCGAGGGGACGTCCTCTGCCGGGTGCGCCTGCCCGGGGGAGAGGCCTGGGTCCGCTGGGAGGGGAGCCCCGGAGAGCGGGTTAGGATAAGGATAGAGCCCCTCCTGTGCTTTTCCCCCACGACCCTTCCCCACCCGGCGGGCTAG
- a CDS encoding MIP/aquaporin family protein, which produces MGELLGTFLLVLLTVGSAANAVLEPRLSPGAYGYDAVALGSGLAVLVGVLASRELSGAHLNPAVTLGLALGGLFPWRLVPTYLLAQFLGGFLGALGAYLAYRDGLLARGLPNVFSTGPGFLRTAPEALYGWSGPMVAEVLGTFALMAVILFAGRDGRLLPLWLALTVAAVGYGLGGPGGFALNPARDLSPRLLAWLLGVEGAASPYAWVPALGPVLGAFLAVALHRYHRA; this is translated from the coding sequence TTGGGCGAGTTGCTGGGCACCTTCCTCCTGGTGCTCCTCACGGTGGGGAGCGCCGCCAACGCCGTCCTCGAGCCCCGCCTGTCCCCAGGGGCCTACGGGTACGACGCCGTGGCCCTGGGCTCGGGGCTTGCGGTGCTGGTGGGCGTTTTGGCGAGCCGGGAGCTCTCCGGGGCCCACCTGAACCCCGCCGTGACCCTGGGATTGGCCCTGGGGGGTCTCTTCCCCTGGCGCCTCGTGCCCACCTACCTCCTGGCCCAGTTTCTGGGAGGCTTCCTGGGGGCTTTGGGAGCCTACCTGGCCTACCGGGATGGCCTTTTAGCCCGGGGCCTTCCCAACGTGTTTAGCACGGGGCCGGGCTTCCTCCGCACCGCCCCCGAGGCCCTCTACGGCTGGTCAGGGCCCATGGTGGCCGAGGTCCTCGGCACCTTTGCCCTCATGGCGGTGATCCTCTTTGCCGGACGGGACGGGCGCCTCCTCCCCCTCTGGCTCGCCCTCACCGTGGCGGCGGTGGGCTATGGGCTCGGGGGGCCTGGGGGCTTCGCCCTGAACCCCGCCCGGGACCTCTCCCCCAGGCTCCTCGCCTGGCTCCTTGGTGTGGAGGGGGCGGCGAGCCCTTACGCCTGGGTACCGGCCCTTGGCCCGGTCCTCGGGGCCTTCCTCGCCGTGGCGCTCCACCGCTACCACCGGGCGTAA